A single window of Cryptococcus neoformans var. neoformans JEC21 chromosome 3 sequence DNA harbors:
- a CDS encoding glyoxylate reductase, putative, translating to MPKILVTRNLGEHAMTILRQSGYDLIVNPDDAPPSREWVLNHLADPQVYAACIMHSQPSDKVDKELIATANDNLRCISSFSVGYDHIDVKAANARGIKIGHTPGVLSDAVADIAVILVLSTLRRIGEGINLVKSGNWKQQPWAPFVNCGLSIGHPSLTIGFLGFGRISQATVQRLLAFTNKEQPPRILYTSSYRRDNQDEIDAGFSKTFGVEVRREERETLASQADILIVLCDLNPSTKDLVNKNFLQKMKKSAILVNVARGPIVNSEDLHEALVSGQIFGAGLDVLTGEPDIPADHPLLTLDNCLVLPHLGSADYDTRNAMAERCVRNAIAAANGEPLVAEVKV from the exons ATGCCCAAAATCCTCGT CACCCGTAACCTTGGAGAACATGCTATGACCATCCTACGCCAATCAGGTTACGACCTTATTGTCAATCCAGATGATGCTCCGCCCTCTAGAGAATGGGTACTCAATCACCTGGCGGATCCCCAAGTCTATGCTGCTTGTATTATGCATAGCCAGCCCAGTGACAAGGTCGACAAGGAACTCATTGCAACCGCCAATGACAACTTGCGCTGtatttcttccttctctgtTGGATATG ACCACATCGATGTGAAAGCCGCCAATGCGCGAGGAATCAAGATAGGTCACACCCCGGGTGTCCTGAGTGATGCTG TCGCCGACATTGCAGTTATCCTGGTACTCTCGACTCTACGCCGCATCGGGGAAGGCATTAACTTGGTAAAAAGTGGTAAT TGGAAACAACAACCATGGGCTCCTTTTGTCAACTGTGGCTTATCAATCGgccatccatctcttacTATTGGTTTCCTAGGCTTTGGCCGCATATCTCAGGCAACAGTTCAAAGACTCCTTGCCTTCACTAACAAGGAACAGCCTCCTCGTATCTTGTATACTTCTTCCTACCGAAGGGATAACCAGGATGAAATTGATGCCGGCTTTTCAAAAACTTTCGGAGTCGAAGTCaggcgagaagagagggaaacTCTCGCTTCTCAAGCAGACATACTCATAGTCCTGTGCGATTTAAATCCCTCAACCAAAGATTTGGTCAACAAAAACTTTCTCcagaaaatgaagaagtcaGCCATTCTTGTCAATGTTGCGCGA GGTCCTATCGTCAATTCTGAAGATTTGCATGAGGCATTAGTATCAGGTCAAATCTTCGGGGCAGGTTTAGATGTTTTGACAGGAGAACCTGATATCCCCGCCGACCATCCGCTTTTGACCCTGGACAACT GTTTGGTACTTCCGCATTTGGGCTCGGCAGATTACGATACACGAAACGCAATGGCTGAGCGTT GTGTACGCAATGCAATCGCTGCCGCCAATGGGGAACCCCTGGTGGCGGAAGTCAAGGTGTAA
- a CDS encoding expressed protein, with product MFDFIFTFFLATAILAAVMALSVAITLPFAGALVRWRANYNPLAVGLDQESRVGPTLTTLFGTMKRIKRLEGWQGLWKGMYPTLMYSTLLSVLSIVFVGGSATKGPKNAYSVPEAGGVLMAIFTILLTIISLPMTILINRAIITPYKLPNSVKGSLRILLTPLELSKPYTLYLTPGLLATTMTHVVCATLLARTTRIFFLGVSSVTNDETVGNIAWWRWILYLAWQCLSTLWFTPLEVIATRLSVQPNNSGDALSTEEEAPEGVSFCGAGEDVIGLRPSTEPYLGMADCAKKIIEEEGWASLYRGFLFTMLGSVFGSTV from the exons ATGTTCgacttcatcttcaccttcttccttgccacTGCAATATTGGCCGCCGTCATGGCACTGTCGGTGGCCATTACACTGCCATTCGCTGGTGCTCTTGTCAGGTGGCGCGCAAATTACAATCCCCTTGCGGTGGGTTTAGACCAAGAATCCCG TGTCGGACCAACACTTACCACGCTGTTCGGGACTATGAAACGCATCAAGAGACTTGAAGGCTGGCAAGGATTGTGGAAAG GAATGTATCCCACCCTGATGTACTCTACTCTCCTTTCGGTACTATCAATCGTTTTTGTTGGGGGATCCGCAACGAAAGGACCGAAAAACGCGTACAGCGTACCAGAAGCTGGAGGCGTTTT AATGGCAATTTTTACGATTCTCCTCACCATAATCAGCTTGCCAATgaccatcctcatcaatcG CGCGATTATCACCCCATACAAACTTCCCAACTCAGTTAAGGGATCGCTGCGCATCCTATTAACTCCCCTCGAACTGTCAAAACCCTATACGCTGTATCTGACACCTGGTCTCCTGGCCACTACAATGACTCATGTCGTGTGTGCCACGCTATTAGCCAGGACAACGCGCATTTTTTTCTTGGGCGTCTCCTCGGTGACCAACGATGAGACGGTAGGGAACATCGCTTGGTGGCGTTGGATCCTCTACCTTGCCTGGCAATGCTTATCCACTCTTTGGTTCACTCCTCTTGAAGTCATCGCCACGAGGCTATCGGTGCAGCCAAACAATTCTGGTGATGCTTTGTCtactgaagaggaagctcCTGAAGGAGTTTCTTTCTGTGGAGCTGGTGAAGATGTGATTGGTTTGCGACCTTCCACTGAACCGTATTTAGGTATGGCCGATTGTGCAAAGAAAATcatcgaagaagaggggtGGGCAAGTCTCTACCGCGGATTTTTATTCACCATGCTTGGAAGCGTGTTCGGGAGTACAGTATAA
- a CDS encoding expressed protein, producing MAHPLTQQPSSSLPFPFAARPSPLTFGFGLPSTAPSETCTQTSNAHSPYRMAGPAHSSPPKNSFARPRPNQAFTPPTGSLKRTRRSRSPSTSPTGSIQSPRSRSPTPMASRLGHLPPPKNMRTDPSYASKTVKRSKLQNSTSDERSAEGMDVGIMLAALPPSAHLPILLQLLQRDPSLSSTVLGIMPKLEFRSCLKEMEKLFAEIEKLAGPVVNVSFYPGALAESRRWDRVSNNIEVYCRTVATYIKCFTSANQQPAIDCPTLFLFLESHTRHLLTILSYIPSSSQLDGSSPPPASLVLDLAKLSLTIWTSWVSDLSSDVNDRGGMYPHSAVAHWNDTLEQLVGGIPSPSIPSASNAPGTGSHWSSSTPLTAGNPSPAKLLVSSFQEAFIPIRDQFVSQVGWLIGRQPAMEYH from the exons ATGGCCCATCCACTCACTCAACAACCCTCTTCGTCCCTTCCATTCCCTTTTGCTGCCCGCCCCTCTCCTCTCACCTTCGGCTTCGGACTACCTTCAACAGCTCCATCAGAAACTTGTACGCAAACTTCCAATGCCCATTCCCCCTATCGAATGGCTGGGCCGGCCCACAGTTCACCTCCCAAAAATTCTTTCGCACGGCCAAGACCAAATCAAGCGTTCACACCGCCAACCGGATCTCTCAAACGTACGAGGCGATCTCGATCCCCTTCGACATCTCCAACCGGATCCATTCAGTCACCTAGGTCCCGTTCCCCTACACCTATGGCTAGTCGCCTCGgccatcttccacctccgAAAAACATGCGAACCGATCCTTCTTACGCATCCAAGACGGTCAAGAGGTCAAAGCTTCAAAATTCAACCTCGGATGAACGGTCCGCAGAAGGTATGGATGTTGGAATAATGCTAG CTGCTTTACCTCCATCTGCCCATCTGCCTATCTTGCTTCAACTGCTGCAACGGGACCCTTCATTGTCCTCGACAGTTTTGGGTATAATGCCCAAGCTAGAATTCAGGTCATGCCTGaaagaaatggagaaatTATTTGCGGAGATCGAGAAGCTGGCTGGTCCTGTTGTAAATGTGTCATTCTATCCAGGTGCTCTGGCCGAATCTCGCAGGTGGGATCGAGTCAGTAATAACATCGAGGTGTACTGTCGAACT GTGGCCACTTACATCAAATGCTTCACTTCCGCCAATCAGCAACCAGCGATCGATTGCCCAACTCTCTTCCTATTTCTCGAGTCGCATACACGGCATCTTTTAACGATTCTCTCTTATataccttcctcttctcagtTGGATGGAAGTTCTCCCCCGCCGGCGTCATTGGTACTTGACCTTGCCAAACTTTCTCTCACTATCTGGACCTCCTGGGTATCAGATTTGTCTTCCGATGTTAATGACAGAGGGGGAATGTATCCCCACTCTGCCGTTGCTCACTGGAATGACACTTTGGAACAGCTCGTTGGCGGAattccttcaccatcaaTACCTTCGGCCTCTAATGCACCAGGGACGGGTAGTCACTGGTCGTCTTCGACTCCACTTACGGCTGGAAACCCTTCGCCAGCGAAACTACTTgtatcttcttttcaagAAGCATTCATTCCCATTCGCGATCAGTTTGTGTCTCAGGTAGGATGGCTTATTGGGAGGCAACCTGCAATGGAGTATCATTGA
- a CDS encoding cytoplasm protein, putative — translation MTTIQKIKDIEDEMARTQRNKNTEYHLGQLKAKLAKLRRELIAPSGGGGGGPGIGFDVARSGQATVTVIGFPSVGKSTFMSKLTGTHSEAASYEFTTLTTVPGQMTYNGARIQILDLPGIIEGAKDGKGRGRQVIAVARTCNLIFIVLDVLKPLNDLAILTNELEGFGIRLNKKPPAITVKKKESGGVAITNTVPLTKIDAQEIRAVLQEYRMSNAAVSIHQPDATIEDFIDVVEGNRVYIPAIFVLNKIDAISIEELDLLYKIPNSVPISSKLWLNIDELLEVMWDKLNLVRIYTKPRGQQPDYSSPVVLQRGKCTVEDFCNAIHKEIVKQFKNAMVWGTSAKHARGQKVGLDHVLEDEDIICIFKK, via the exons ATGACTACTATTCAAAAA ATCAAAGAcattgaggatgaaatGGCGAGGACGCAG CGAAACAAAAACACAGA GTATCATCTTGGGCAACTCAAAG CAAAACTTGCCAAACTGCGACGAGAACTTATCGCTCCCTCggggggtggtggaggcggaCCGGGCATTGGCTTCGACGTCGCGAGATCAGGTCAAGCAACAGTAACTGTTATCGGATTTCCCAGTGTT GGCAAATCGACATTTATGTCAAAGCTCAC CGGAACTCACTCCGAGGCAGCCTCTTATGAATTCACGACATTGACCACTGTTCCTGGACAAATGACTTACAATGGAGCTCGAATACAGATTCTTGACCTTCCTG GTATCATCGAGGGTGCCAAGGACGGTAAAGGGCGAGGTCGACAAGTCATTGCTGTCGCCAGGACTTGCAACCTTATTTTCATTGTTTTGGACGTTCTAAAACCTCTCAATGATCTCGCTATTCTCACAAATGAATTGGAAGGCTTTGGGATTCGCCTTAATAAAAAGCCACCGGCAATCACggtaaaaaagaaagaaagcgGTGGC GTCGCCATCACCAATACCGTCCCACTTACAAAGATTGATGCTCAAGAAATTAGGGCAGTATTGCAAGAATATAGGATGAGCAATGCTGCTGTGTCAATTCATCAGCCCGACGCCACTATTGAAGATTTTAttgatgttgttgagggTAACCG CGTCTACATCCCTGCCATTTTTGTTCTCAACAAGATCGATGCAATCAGTATCGAGGAGCTGGATTTGCTATATAAG ATTCCCAACTCAGTCCCTATTTCATCCAAGCTATGGCTTAACATTGATGAGTTGCTTGAAGTTATGTGGGATAAGTTGAATCTTGTGAGGAT TTATACAAAGCCTCGAGGTCAGCAACCTGATTATTCTTCTCCGGTTGTGTTGCAACGCGGAAAATGTACTGTCGAAGACTTTTGTAATGCAATTCATAAGGAGATTGTCAAGCAATTCAAGAATG CTATGGTCTGGGGAACATCCGCTAAACATGCAAGAGGCCAAAAAGTCGGACTTGA TCATGtgttggaggatgaaga CATCATCTGTATATTCAAAAAATAG